From Acinonyx jubatus isolate Ajub_Pintada_27869175 chromosome E2, VMU_Ajub_asm_v1.0, whole genome shotgun sequence:
ATCTTTAGTTTATTTCTGGTTAAAAATATAGCAATCCAGTGCAGTGTAGTAAAGAAATCTGCTTGAAAGGTAGCAGAGAAACAGCTAAACATAAGCAAAGCAAGGCAGAGTCCATAGCCGGGCTGTGCCCAGGACGGCTGTGGAAGCTCACGGTCAGGGCCGTCCTGGGCGTGAGCGCAGGGACCGGGGTATGGACGTGGCCATGCCCCACAGACACGTCCATACGCCCTGGCCGGGGCTGGCTCCAGCGCTAGGACCACGGGGCGCCCGCCCATTCTTGTTCTCTCGTTTGGATGATGGTGCCACATTGGTTGAGAAGGCAGAGTTGTGtcttttgggggagagggggcagcagCGAGTGCTCAGGTGTTTTGAAGCCACTGGGTTTCACCCACATTCCTGTCCTGGGCCCAGACCAGCTCCGGAGTATGAACGAGGCATCTGGAAAGAGTGTGCATATCTGTGGGGGAAGTGGAGGCCGGCACAGGACAAAGACGTGAAAACCCATGTGCCCGGGGACCGCGAGAGGGAATGTCGTCGCCGCGGGCCAGGTCACTGCCACGGACGTCTGACAGGGACAGGGGAGCCGGGACACACATCCTGCATGCCAAGTGGAGAAAGGCCACACATTCGGAGCCGGGCGTGGCAGCTAGGTGGCCCCACGGcactccctgccctctgtcctgTCCGCACCACTGCTGCTGGGGGTGTGGGACAAAGgggggagtggtgggggagggggcagaccgTGGGGAAGGAGGACCTTGCTTTCAGACTCCATGGGGAGAGGCGGCAGATCCCTGCTTCCTCAGGTACACGGCCCAGACTCAAAACAGGAAGCGGCCTCGACCGCTGCCTGCTGGGAAGGCGCGCcactcaccgcccccccccgccccacgcccCTACTTGTCACCCGCTATTCCAGGACCCAGGGGAGCGGCGCAGGTAACAGACTTCCTGCATTCAGCCTCACAGCACAGCTGGACACGCTGGGGTCTTCCTCCGGCCGCCTCCTTTTCTAGTCCCAGGTGGAGTGTCATGGCAGCAAGGACGGTGCCcgttttgttttttggccattGATTTGCCGGGGTCCCTTTCCTTTCCACACCAAGCTGGAGGGTCGGCGTGCTGGCCTCCTTCTGCCATGCCACACAGCATCGTGTTATACAAGCAAAGAATtttggctaaaatccaaaaaacattacccagaaaaaaaggcaaactgtGAGTAATACCCAATCACATTGTTCTGTGAAAAGTCTCAGAAGTGGTTGTCCGGCCGTCTGAGTTaccatcctttcctttctgtcgtttttttttttttttttttttaacgtcccCCTTTTGTACATCGACCACTGTTTTTGCTCACGCGACGTCTCCTCAGatgaaaaagttaataaacaaGATGGCGACTCCGATGTTGAGCAAGATCACCATGGCCACCAGGATGGGGGCCGAGCCCTGCAACAGGACAGGAGAGGTGAGCCTGCGTccagcctgcccctgccccccccaaacCAGGAGCTCCCGGAGGATGACCGAAGCCCGGGAGAGGGTCCTCCTGCTGCCCGGGGCTGCAGCGACTGGGCCCAGGATGCCCGGTGCCGACCTCCCTCCCAGCACGCCAGGTCGCTTTAAGTCAGCGTCCCCAGCCCCGCAACTGGGACGAGAGAACACCGGCCCGGGATTTCAGATGCGGCCCACCCGGGACGGCCCCAGCATTCAGCCCGAGACGCCACACCACCCGGCAACGTCCGAGCCCTTGAGTGAGCCTTTAAGCACACGCTCCTCAGCAAGCGCCTCCTTCCCCGTCGCCgctcaagctctgtgctaagtgttgTCCCTGCCCGGCCACCTCCAGGCCTTTCCTGCCCCTGGAGCAGAGGTTCGGGTGAGCTGGGCATCCAGGTCTCAGCCTCCCCTTCCTGGGCCCGGCTCTCCTTGGAGCCTCCGCGGTGATGGGTGCAGAGACCACCGTATCGGACAGGGCACTGCGCTGACCCCAAGAGGACCTCGGAGGACACAGGACACCGGCCGTCCCAACGGAATAAATACAGGTGCCCGGCTGGAGGCCAGCCGCTGGCTGGCACCTCACCCCAAGGGAGCTTCATTGGGAAGCACCAACGTGGTGAAGGAGGCCAAATCTGGAACCTCCTCCCACATCCCTTCCCCGGCCGTCATCTGGCTTCCAAAAGTAACCACACGCACGCTGCACACGCTCCATGTACAGATGCGTGCAGATGGTTCTGGCTGCTGGGACAGGGAACAGAGCAGCGAGCCCACGGGTGCTCCCAGTGCCGACCACAGGGCTGCTGTCTGGGGGGACCTGGGTGCGGAAAGGCAGGAGATGCTCTCGAGATGCTCACGGTGGTCTCGGGGGGCACCTGTCCACAGAAAGCGTCTCTCTCAAGGAGCACGGGGCCCTGACATGCCAGTGGTGTAGCTCCTCCAGGGGCCGGCGGTGGACACGGACCCTGCCTCGCAGCGGGGTCCCAGAAGTGTCCCCGTGGGGCAGGTACGTGGCACTCGGCCAGGTGATCAGGCCCTAAGGGACTGGGGCCGTAGGTCCTGGCACAGAGCACACGGGGGCATCAGTCCCAGGGTGGGTCtgagaagctgggggaggggcaggacacGTCTGCTCCCAGGTAGAGGGTCCCAGAGCAGGGGCTGACCTTCCTGGACCGCGGGGGCGTCTAGGTGAGGACGGGGCTCCCGGGCTGCCCGGTTTGTTTGGGTGCCTCCAGAACCGCCCACGCACCTTGGCGGCTGGGGTCAGGCCTGGGGTCAGCCCTCTCCGAGATCTAAAGGGAGGGGGACCCCGTCACCCGCCCCGGGGCTCCTGGAGGGAAGGAGCCAGCCCTCGGCTGGAGGCGGCCACGTGCTGACCGCAGGCCCAGGGCCAACGCCGCCACTCACCGTGCTGGGTTTGAGCTCGTCCCCGTCCTCTCCGTCCGACTCCAGCGCTACCGGGGAGGACTTCTGGGGCGGGGAGAAGGCCAGGTCCCAGCGCAGCAGCCGCGGCTCAGCCCGCTCTCCCAGCCGCAGGCTCTCCAGCCTCTGCACCGCGGGCTCCGTGCATGAGGCCGGCCTGGCGCCGTCCTTGCTCTGGGTCTTGGACCGCAGCCTCTGCGCCCCGAAGCCCCGCTCCTCAGGGCGGTGGTCCTCGCCCAGGCCCCGGCAGGCGCCGCCCCTGCTGGAGCGCCTCTTCTGGGGGTGCGCCTCCTGCGCGCTCGAGTCCATCCGCCGCAGCGGTTTCATCTCTGTCTCGTAGTTGCTCAActtctcttcctccagctccAGCAGCTTGGCGCCCGCCGAGCCGGGGTTGCCGGTCCGGTGGTGCGAAGTCCAGGAGAAGGTGGGGGGCGACTCCGTCCGCCGCTCCCGGGACTTGGGGTTGCCGGGCTGCCTGTGGCCCGAGCTCCGGGAGCGGAAGTCGTCTGCGGGCTGACCGCTGCGGAGGGCGCTGCCGCGGACGCCCCTGCAGCTGCCGGCCTTCTCCTCGCCCCAGCGGTTGCGGGCATAGTCCCCGCCCCGGCCCTCCAGGAGCATCTGGATGTCCCCGCCTCGCTCCTCGTCCACAGAGACCTGCCGGGAGAAGTGGGCAACCTTGTTCCGTgaggccggggccgggggcggggtggCCGTGGGGCTGGCGGGGAAGCTCTGCAGGGGGCTGTCGTCGGGGGTCAGGTCCGAGGGGGTGGTGCCTTTGCGGTACAGCTCGGGGCTCTCCTGCTGCAGGGGCGTCCCCGTGGAGGCCACCTCGATGTCACTGCTGGAAATCGGGTGCTTCGGCCGCTGGTACTCGAGCCCTTTATGTGGGGGCAGGAAGCACACAGAGGTTGGGTTACTCGGACCCTCTGTGCCTCGTGAGGCCTGAGCTCACCAGAGGGCTGCGGGGGAGCAAGACGGGGCCTGGGTCCAGGGCGACAGGCAACGGGGCACTCTCCACGGGGGGGTGGGCGCCCCAGTTCTGGGAGCCCCCGACCCGACACCCACCGGGAGGGTGACCGGGCCCGGAGGGGCAGTGGCACGCAGAGGTTCCGGTCCTGCCCCCTGGCTGCAGGAGAGACCCAAGGCTCAGCAGGCAAGGGTGCCAGGCAAGGGCGAGGCCGGCCCGCTCCAGGCGTAGGCCCCACCTCCGACAGCTCCCTCCCGAAGGTGGAAGGAAGCCTCTCGCGCTAGGTGACCTTCTCCAGGGCCTCACGGCCTCCCTGGGTGCAGCGTGACAGGAGTGGTCTTCTCTCCAACTCTGTGTCAGAGTCTCTGAGCCTGGGCGGGAGGGGCCACGGGACACACAGCGCCCCACGGTCTGGTGGGGCTGGGCCCAGTCCCCATGCTGTCGGCCGCAGGCACAGCGGCCCCAGTCTCCTTTCTGGGGATTTTGAGGTGGGGCCAGCGGGCAGAACAAGGCAGAGCTGCAGCCACCTGAAAGGGTGTCTCCTCCACAGAGGGTGACCAAGGGAGGCCGTACGTGGTCCTGGAGGCAGGGTCGGGGGTCCTCAGACCCGTGAGCACTGGGGTACGGAGTCAGCCCCCACCCCCTAGTCTGTGCATACCCCATCCATCCCGTGACAGTGGGGCCAGGAAATGCCTCTGTGGCCGGGCACACGGGGCCGGGGCCACAGTGCACCGCCCAAGCGCAGGGTTCTGAAGCAGCACACTGAGAGCTAACGCCTGCATGGGGTTCCCTAGAGCACCCTAGGACAGGACGCAGTGATcgaggccctgccctgcccgcgTTCAGGGTGTCCTCAGGGCAGAGGTCCTGCACCTCTAAGCCCAGGGGCCGGGCGAGCCCGGACACCAGGCCCTGTGGACTCCACACAGCAGAGGGAGGCTGCCGGCTTCCCGAGGGACGGAGAAGGTCACGCGTCTGGCTGACACGCAGTGACTTCCAGCTTCTCC
This genomic window contains:
- the JPH3 gene encoding junctophilin-3 isoform X3, which codes for MRQGYGVRQSVPYGMAAVIRSPLRTSINSLRSEHTNGAALHPDASPAAAGSPAVSRGGFVLVAHSDSDSLKSKKKGLFRRSLLSGLKLRKSESKSSLASQRSKQSSFRSEAGMSTVSSTASDIHSTISLGEGEAELAVIEDDIDATTTETYVGEWKSDKRSGFGVSQRSDGLKYEGEWAGNRRHGYGCMTFPDGTKEEGKYKQNVLVSGKRKNLIPLRASKIREKVDRAVEAAERAATIAKQKAEIAASRTSHSRAKAEAALTAAQKAQEEARVARITAKEFSPSFQHRENGLEYQRPKHPISSSDIEVASTGTPLQQESPELYRKGTTPSDLTPDDSPLQSFPASPTATPPPAPASRNKVAHFSRQVSVDEERGGDIQMLLEGRGGDYARNRWGEEKAGSCRGVRGSALRSGQPADDFRSRSSGHRQPGNPKSRERRTESPPTFSWTSHHRTGNPGSAGAKLLELEEEKLSNYETEMKPLRRMDSSAQEAHPQKRRSSRGGACRGLGEDHRPEERGFGAQRLRSKTQSKDGARPASCTEPAVQRLESLRLGERAEPRLLRWDLAFSPPQKSSPVALESDGEDGDELKPSTVSGGVGPGPAVSTWPPPAEGWLLPSRSPGAGDGVPLPLDLGEG